In Oryza sativa Japonica Group chromosome 8, ASM3414082v1, the sequence ATGCTTTCTTAGCATCAGAGGCCATCATCAAGCAGATTCCTCGTCTCCTTGGTCCTGGTCTCAACAAGGCAGGCAAGTATTCCATTTTCTGACATTCTTGCTTTTTCTTGGTGTAGTTCTGAATTTTAACGAGTGCATGCTAGTTTTTCTTGGTGTAGTTTTGAATTCTAATGAGTACATGCTAGTTTTTCTTGGTGTAGTTATGAATTCTAACGTGCACAGTATTGTTTCATATGCCTCACTGCTACCTGAATAGTACTACAAATTTATAGTTGACCTGCAGTGAAACATAACTATCATCTAGGTGTTACATTGTATTTCATTTTTCATGGCGTTGTCTTTTTATGCTAATTTCATGCCAACTGTTAACTGTTGTAGGACCTAAACTGTCCAATTGGACCTTAATCTAGTAACTGTGTGAAGTTTACCCATATGTTTTTTTAGACTCTGGCTAGTTGGGGTTTACCAAGGCAGATTGGTTAATTGAATCATTTTGATCACACTGCAGGCAAGTTCCCTACATTGGTTACTCACCAGGAGTCTCTTGAATCCAAGGTCAACGAGACGAAAGCTACAGTCAAGTTCCAGCTGAAGAAGGTTCTGTGCATGGGTGTTGCTGTGGGTAACTTGTCAATGGAGGAGAAGCAGATCCAGCAAAACATCCAAATGAGCGTCAACTTCCTCGTGTCCCTTTTGAAAAAGAACTGGCAGAATGTGAGTTATCTGTTCTGAGCCTGTTTGCATGCAATTAAACTTACAGCTCAAATCTGTTTAACAACATAGTGAATATATATGAGTTTTGGCCTTGCTTTGAATAATAGTTTTATGTGAGAAAACAACTGATGATAACTTGGAATTGTTTGTGTTTGATAGGTGAGGTGCCTTTACATCAAGAGCACCATGGGGAAACCAATCAGGGTGTTCTAAGTTGGTGTGTTCCACCTAGAAGTGAAAAGGATCAGTTGAAACCAAGCTTTTCCTCTTAAAATAGACCTGTCGCTCTGGGACCGGCTTTTGTCTGTCAGTGCAAGAGAATATATCAAAGAAATATCTGGACCTTATTTTTGTAGCGTGTTTATTTGGGAGTAACTTATTCTACGTAAGCTTCTAATGTGGAAATTCTATGTGTGTTATGCTGCtcctacatactccctccgtttcggaatgtttgacgccgttgactttttattacatgtttgaccgttcgtcttattcaaaaaattttgacacttaataattcttttcctatcatttgattcattgttaaatatattttcatgtaggcatataattttacatatttcataaaagtttttgaataagacgaacagtcaaacatgtgctaaaaagtcaacggtgtcaaatatttcgaaacggagggagtataagcctTTTTACCTTGCAAGATTCAAGATTGGTGCAATTTGTTTCACTGCCACAGGTAGTGTTGATGATCATACTTGGATAGCAAATTTGTGAGAGCCTTCTGTGGCGCTTGACGACACCATTCGGATTGTTCCATCACTTCCATACTTCGTGCTGGTTGTAAGATTAGCATTAGACTACAATGTCCAATCCTTCAGTCTTCTGCACGTTTACCCTAAGTTTTATGGGTTTGTTAAATTGTCGTGCTTCCAAAGTTTAGGGTTTATCCATAGCTATGAATTTTTGCAAAACATGTTTAGGGTTTGATGGAACTAAGCATATACAACATCGTGAAAATCTCCGAAAATTTTCTCAACTTTAAATCTTttgataaagtaaaaaaaaaaagaaagaaggctATAGTCAACGAGACTTGAAGCGTGAGGACGACCTCTGCCGCCGTTGATTTGGAATGGACGGTTAGGAGGTGAGGTGAGGCCGTCGTTGCAGCCCACAAAAAGGCGGAGGAGACCCGGAGACTGTGGAGACGCGACGCGAAATCGATCGAGAGATTATTGGCGAGTCGAGGAGAGTGCGCGAGAGAGATGGCGATGAGATCGGCGCTGACCTCACTCCCGTTGCGCCTCCGCTCCCCTGCTcctgtggcggcggcgtgcggcgggatGCGGCTGATGAGCGACGGCAAGGGGCGCGTGCTGAGCGAGGAGGAGCGGGCCAAGGAGAACGTCTACGTCCAGGTTTATTTGGttgctccctcccctcccctcgtcTCCTCTGCTCTTGTGCTCTCTCAGATCCGATCCAGTGCTCACCGCTATTGTTGCTGTgtgttctttctttctttccggcTTGCTGGGGGAGCAGaagatggagagggagaggatggagaagcgcaagaagaagctcgagaaggagaaggcggaggCAGACAAGGgcaatcccgccgcctccgacAAGGTTATCCCCcacccccactctctctcttccccaaaCACTTGTGTTGATTATATCTGACTGGGGCAAGGCACACTTGTGTTGATGATATTGGGATTGATGGGGAAATGTCTAGTGTAGCCACAGGGACATTCAGAAATCGCTACATTGAGAGTATGCCTCAAGCGTCTGGTGGGTGGGGAACTAAGGATTGAAGATAACTTCATTCTGATTCTGTATCTTCATGAATATTCATACCCACTATCTGTTCTAGTTCAGAAAAGATGATAACCATGTTACAATGTACTTGATCCATCCAACTTACACACCTGCTCCTCAACATATGATCTGATGAATTCTTTTCTTCTAATTAGCGCAACAGTTGGTCTTGCTAACTTGCTGCAGTGTTTGAAACATGActcatttctttttttactccTATTGTTAGGATTAGATGATACTCCTACATATTACTTTGCCCTTCTCTCATAATTTTATACTCATTTGGTTTACATGCTATAATGTTTgatgttgcaacttgcaaaccACCTTATAGGAAATTTTGTGGATTTTCGTCCCAAATGGGACTTGGGCATGTAGTTGCAGCAGATTTTCGCTTGCACCTGGCAACTTACTAGAGGGAAACATTGACAAAGCAAAATCCTCTAATGTGTCTTGGGCGCAAAAATGCAGAATAGCATCTAATTTGGTTTACCTGACATGGCAGGCTTAAAAATGTAGAATAGCAACTAATTTGGTTTACCTGACATGGCAGGCTTCTTATGATCCTATCTACCTTTTCAAGTTCTATATGCTTTTAAGAATTATCTCCCTTGTATGGAGATACATTTTTCAGCTTATTGCACTTTAATTCTCTCTATGGAACAATAGTTTGGACTATTTACTAATGCTGCTCAATTGCTCGTCCTATCTACCTTTTCAAGTTCTGTATGCTTTTAAGAATTATCTCCCTTGTATGGAGATGCATTTTTCAGCTTATTGCACTCTAATTCTCTCTATGGAACAATATAGTTTGGACTATTTACTAATGCTGCTCAATTGCTCGTCTTGGCAGAATACGGAGGGGGGATCCAACTAGGAGTGATGTGCTTCTGTCTGAAGACGGACTTGTTTCACATGCCTATGTTGGACACCGGTGTTCATACATGTCCTAGGATGAAAGAATAAATTCTGTAAAACATTTGACAGAGCTAGATTCATCTGCTCTGGTTTCCGGTGCTTGTTCATGATTGAATGAGGCTCTATTGTGTTGGACAAG encodes:
- the LOC4346312 gene encoding uncharacterized LOC4346312 isoform 2 (isoform 2 is encoded by transcript variant 2) → MAMRSALTSLPLRLRSPAPVAAACGGMRLMSDGKGRVLSEEERAKENVYVQVYLKMERERMEKRKKKLEKEKAEADKGNPAASDKNTEGGSN
- the LOC4346312 gene encoding uncharacterized LOC4346312 isoform 1 (isoform 1 is encoded by transcript variant 1); protein product: MAMRSALTSLPLRLRSPAPVAAACGGMRLMSDGKGRVLSEEERAKENVYVQKMERERMEKRKKKLEKEKAEADKGNPAASDKNTEGGSN
- the LOC9266191 gene encoding large ribosomal subunit protein uL1, with product MSKLQSEVLKEAISQVVGESKEKGRKFTETVELQIGLKNYDPQKDKRFSGSVKLPHIPRPKMKVCMLGDAQHVEEAEKIGLDYMDVEALKKMNKNKKLVKKLAKKYHAFLASEAIIKQIPRLLGPGLNKAGKFPTLVTHQESLESKVNETKATVKFQLKKVLCMGVAVGNLSMEEKQIQQNIQMSVNFLVSLLKKNWQNVRCLYIKSTMGKPIRVF